One part of the Solea solea chromosome 1, fSolSol10.1, whole genome shotgun sequence genome encodes these proteins:
- the olfm3a gene encoding noelin-3a — MLKDCSSQRSGWPEPVSMRVLLSVLYPVLSLTIFGLYPSMTIGPKEGWQVYSSAQDADGRCICTVVAPEQSLCSRDAKSRQLRQLLEKVQNMSQSIEVLNLRTQRDFQYVMKMENQMKGLRTKFRQIEDDRKSIMARNFQELKDKMDELKPLIPVLEQYKMDAALISQFKEEIRNLSAVLTSIQEELGAYDYDELYQRVLRLDSRLRSCMGKLTCGKLMKITGPVTIKTSGTRFGAWMTDPLAATRNNRVWYMDSYTNSKIVREYKTMDDFVTGVVSRTYSLPFKWEGTNHMVYNGSLYYNKYQSNIIVKYSFETGSVLAQRALEFAGFHNMYPYTWGGYSDIDVMADELGMWVVYATNQNAGNIVVSQIDSDTLQVLQTWNTEYSKRNAGESFMICGTLYITNSHLSGAKVYYAYSTKTSSYEYIDIPFHNQYFHISMLDYNARERALYAWNNGHQVIFNVTLFHVIKTDDDS; from the exons ACTATCGGCCCAAAGGAAGGCTGGCAGGTTTACAGCTCGGCCCAGGATGCTGACGGGCGTTGTATCTGCACAGTGGTGGCACCAgaacagagtctgtgctccagagaTGCCAAGAGCAGACAGCTCCGTCAGCTACTAGAGAAG GTGCAGAACATGTCTCAGTCCATTGAGGTGCTGAACCTGCGAACTCAGAGGGATTTCCAATATGTCATGAAGATGGAGAACCAGATGAAGGGCCTGAGGACCAAGTTCAGACAGATTGAGGATGACAGGAAATCCATCATGGCCAGAAACTTCCAG GAGCTTAAGGACAAGATGGACGAGCTGAAGCCGCTGATCCCCGTGCTGGAGCAGTACAAGATGGATGCTGCACTCATCTCCCAGTTCAAGGAGGAGATCAGGAACCTGTCGGCCGTGCTGACAAGTATCCAGGAGGAACTTGGGGCCTATGACTATGACGAGCTATATCAGCGAGTCCTGCGATTGGACAGCAGGCTTCGCAGCTGCATGGGCAAACTAA CATGTGGGAAATTAATGAAAATCACTGGACCTGTAACAATAAAGACATCTGGAACCCGGTTTGGGGCATGGATGACTGATCCTCTAGCAGCCACCAGAAACAACAGG GTTTGGTACATGGACAGTTACACCAACAGCAAGATTGTGCGCGAGTACAAGACAATGGACGACTTTGTGACAGGCGTGGTCTCTCGGACCTACAGCCTGCCGTTTAAATGGGAGGGAACCAATCATATGGTCTACAACGGATCGCTCTACTACAACAAGTACCAGAGCAACATTATTGTCAAGTACAGCTTTGAGACGGGCAGCGTGCTGGCCCAGAGGGCCTTGGAGTTTGCAGGCTTCCACAACATGTACCCATATACGTGGGGAGGATACTCTGACATTGACGTAATGGCGGACGAGCTGGGTATGTGGGTTGTGTACGCGACCAATCAAAATGCTGGAAATATTGTCGTCTCCCAGATCGACTCCGACACCCTGCAGGTCCTGCAGACATGGAACACCGAATATTCCAAAAGGAATGCAGGCGAATCATTCATGATCTGCGGGACACTCTATATCACCAACTCCCACCTATCAGGAGCAAAGGTTTACTACGCTTATTCTACCAAGACTTCATCTTACGAGTACATAGACATCCCGTTCCACAACCAGTACTTTCATATTTCCATGCTTGACTACAACGCCAGAGAGAGAGCACTGTACGCGTGGAACAACGGACACCAGGTCATATTTAACGTCACCCTCTTTCATGTCATAAAAACCGACGATGACTCTTAG